Proteins encoded in a region of the Petroclostridium xylanilyticum genome:
- a CDS encoding efflux RND transporter permease subunit: MMTALSDVTGMLPLALQLALGSERFSPLAIAVVGGMMAATFLTMIVIPVIYATFEGIKAKFAKVLPVFGNEVSY; the protein is encoded by the coding sequence ATGATGACAGCCCTTTCCGACGTAACAGGCATGCTGCCCCTGGCATTACAGCTTGCCTTGGGTTCCGAAAGGTTTTCACCTTTGGCAATAGCTGTTGTTGGAGGTATGATGGCTGCTACTTTTCTGACCATGATAGTAATTCCTGTAATATATGCAACGTTTGAGGGAATAAAGGCGAAATTTGCAAAAGTTTTACCGGTTTTCGGTA